One genomic window of bacterium HR11 includes the following:
- the patA gene encoding Putrescine aminotransferase: MRFARVRGPIPGPRSLEWFEQEQAYIAPGIQSIALYARLAIARGEGAIVEDVDGNRFIDFFTGVGVAILGHAHPKWVRAVQEQAARIAVGSFTTQARAELVRLLSEIAPGDIRRAQFYSSGAEAVEAALRLAKSYTKKREFLGFWGGFHGKTGGVLGLLGDPFKHELGPLMPGTYLTPYADCYHCALGQTFPDCQFACVEFLRQKVLTETTNDLAAIVVEPIQGTAGNVVPPPGYLQRLQACAREFGALLICDETITGFGRTGKMFACEHDGVVPDVIVIGKGFGGGFPITGLLIREEVAHARPFADPSGSSSSFGGNPLAVAAALATVRVVLEEDLVSHAARMGRFMLDRLAVFPERYPFVGRVQGRGLMIGIELVADRWTRAPLDRRWTRMIFEECLRRGLIAMVYQPNMRLYPPLTVTEAIAEEGIAILQEAFDAVADRILAEAPGG; this comes from the coding sequence ATGCGATTCGCCCGGGTCCGGGGCCCGATTCCGGGCCCCCGGTCTCTGGAATGGTTCGAGCAGGAGCAGGCTTATATCGCGCCCGGGATTCAGAGCATCGCCCTGTATGCCCGGCTGGCCATCGCCCGGGGCGAGGGGGCCATCGTCGAGGACGTCGACGGCAATCGGTTCATCGACTTCTTCACGGGCGTGGGCGTCGCCATCTTGGGGCATGCCCATCCCAAGTGGGTCCGGGCCGTCCAGGAGCAGGCCGCCCGCATCGCCGTCGGAAGCTTTACGACCCAGGCCCGGGCCGAGCTGGTACGGCTTCTGAGCGAGATCGCTCCGGGCGACATCCGGCGAGCCCAGTTTTACAGTAGCGGGGCCGAGGCCGTCGAGGCGGCCCTTCGGCTGGCCAAGTCGTACACGAAGAAGCGGGAGTTCCTGGGCTTCTGGGGCGGCTTTCACGGCAAGACCGGTGGCGTCCTCGGCCTGCTGGGCGACCCCTTCAAGCACGAGCTCGGTCCCCTCATGCCGGGGACCTACCTGACGCCCTATGCCGACTGCTACCACTGCGCCCTCGGCCAGACGTTCCCGGACTGTCAGTTCGCCTGCGTCGAGTTCTTACGCCAGAAGGTCCTCACCGAGACGACGAACGACCTGGCGGCCATCGTCGTCGAACCCATCCAGGGGACGGCCGGCAACGTCGTCCCCCCGCCGGGTTACCTGCAGCGATTGCAGGCTTGCGCCCGGGAGTTCGGGGCCCTGCTCATCTGCGACGAGACGATCACCGGGTTCGGTCGGACGGGCAAGATGTTCGCCTGCGAGCACGACGGCGTCGTGCCGGACGTCATCGTCATCGGCAAGGGCTTCGGCGGGGGCTTCCCTATCACGGGCCTCCTGATTCGGGAAGAAGTCGCCCATGCCCGTCCCTTTGCGGACCCGAGCGGGAGCTCGTCCAGCTTCGGCGGCAATCCCCTCGCCGTGGCGGCCGCCCTGGCGACCGTCCGGGTCGTCCTGGAGGAGGACCTCGTCTCGCATGCGGCCCGCATGGGCCGGTTCATGCTGGACCGCCTGGCGGTCTTTCCGGAACGGTACCCCTTTGTCGGACGGGTCCAGGGCCGGGGCCTCATGATCGGCATCGAGCTGGTCGCCGACCGTTGGACCCGGGCGCCCCTGGACCGGCGGTGGACCCGGATGATCTTCGAGGAATGCCTCCGGCGGGGCCTGATCGCCATGGTCTACCAGCCGAACATGCGGCTGTACCCGCCGCTGACCGTCACCGAGGCGATCGCCGAGGAGGGCATCGCCATCCTGCAGGAGGCCTTCGATGCCGTCGCCGATCGAATCCTCGCTGAAGCCCCGGGAGGTTGA
- the zraR_5 gene encoding Transcriptional regulatory protein ZraR, translating into MRSNARLLLIDDEPIIHEVFGELLTETNYTLDGAFTAEEALRYLQDRSYDAVLLDIMLPDRPGEEVLTEILRHDPDLPVVIITAYATVDGAVRCLKAGAFDYVTKPFQNEEVLATIQRAVRQRQIILENRRLRQEVEWTYQFENIVGKSPRMREIYELIHQVAPTRSTVLILGESGTGKDLIARAIHYRSNRAHGPFVVVNSSNIPVELLESELFGYEKGAFTGAVQSKQGLLELADGGTVFLDEISTMPMSTQAKLLRVLQDREFMRLGGLKTIKVDVRFIAASNVDLEALVHQGQFREDLFYRLNVITIRIPPLRERWEDIPLLVQHFLRKYGRENDKPDLEISERALAALVEYSWPGNVRELEHTIERAVVLAQGPVIDLDLLPDHIVQAVRGVRVAPVERVERRLSFRERVDNYKRALILQALREAGGVQRKAAALLRIKPTTLHEMMKRYKIRFPESGQDKTL; encoded by the coding sequence GTGCGGTCCAACGCACGATTGTTGCTGATCGATGACGAACCCATCATCCACGAAGTCTTCGGGGAACTCCTGACCGAGACGAACTACACCCTGGACGGCGCCTTCACGGCCGAGGAAGCCCTGCGCTACCTCCAGGACCGCTCTTACGACGCCGTCCTCCTGGACATCATGCTCCCGGACCGGCCGGGTGAAGAGGTCCTGACGGAAATCCTCCGCCACGACCCCGACCTGCCCGTCGTGATCATCACGGCCTACGCCACGGTCGACGGCGCCGTCCGTTGCCTCAAGGCTGGCGCCTTCGACTACGTCACCAAGCCGTTTCAAAACGAGGAAGTCCTCGCCACGATCCAGCGGGCCGTCCGCCAACGTCAGATCATCCTGGAGAATCGTCGCCTGCGACAGGAAGTCGAGTGGACCTACCAGTTCGAGAACATCGTCGGCAAGAGCCCCCGCATGCGGGAGATCTACGAGCTCATCCATCAGGTCGCCCCGACCCGCTCGACGGTCCTCATCCTCGGCGAGAGCGGCACGGGTAAGGACCTCATCGCCCGGGCCATCCACTACCGGAGCAACCGGGCCCACGGCCCCTTCGTCGTCGTCAACTCGAGCAACATCCCCGTCGAGCTTCTGGAGAGCGAACTCTTCGGCTACGAGAAGGGTGCCTTCACGGGCGCCGTCCAGTCCAAGCAGGGCCTGCTCGAGCTGGCCGATGGCGGGACCGTCTTCCTGGACGAGATCAGCACGATGCCGATGTCGACCCAGGCGAAGCTCCTGCGGGTCCTCCAGGACCGGGAATTCATGCGCCTGGGCGGCCTCAAGACCATCAAGGTCGACGTCCGCTTCATCGCCGCCTCGAACGTGGACCTGGAGGCCCTCGTCCACCAGGGCCAGTTCCGAGAGGACCTGTTCTACCGCCTGAACGTCATCACGATCCGCATCCCGCCCCTTCGGGAACGGTGGGAGGACATCCCCCTGCTGGTCCAGCACTTTCTGCGGAAGTACGGCCGGGAGAACGACAAGCCGGACCTGGAAATCAGCGAGCGGGCCCTGGCGGCCCTCGTCGAGTACAGCTGGCCGGGCAACGTCCGGGAACTCGAACACACCATCGAGCGGGCCGTCGTCTTGGCGCAGGGCCCCGTCATCGACCTCGACCTTCTGCCCGACCACATCGTCCAAGCCGTCCGGGGCGTCCGGGTCGCCCCCGTCGAGCGGGTCGAACGGCGGCTGAGCTTCCGGGAGCGGGTCGATAACTACAAGCGGGCTCTCATCTTGCAGGCCCTGCGGGAGGCCGGCGGCGTCCAGCGGAAGGCCGCCGCCCTGCTTCGGATTAAGCCGACGACCCTCCACGAGATGATGAAACGCTACAAGATCCGCTTCCCTGAGTCCGGCCAGGATAAGACCCTATGA
- the kaiC gene encoding Circadian clock protein kinase KaiC codes for MVRPPSPWEADDSAEFSAEEKETAREPLRESVEVLREVSRRAPKLEGTPTGVPGLDDLFFMTVLDERGRPRRVSLKGFPRYAVIHLTGVSDTGKSLMAEQFALQQAAIGNPTVFVTVEAPAPFLAASLRERAKAMGIRYEDVEDRIVIVDAASHAALRDDLPTLLNTLAYAIKTYKAKNTVIDSVTGLYEAKEMLARTIVRRLYNFMKKWYQTALFVSQKRSGHEELSAEAAGGYAVSHIVDGSIVLAKKTVLSAYDERLYGVPLGEVVRLIRIDGCRMCGHDTATHRMEITEGGLVVVRESLQEMARRRRAGAGLGTAGPDEE; via the coding sequence ATGGTGCGTCCGCCCTCGCCTTGGGAAGCCGACGACAGTGCTGAATTCTCGGCCGAGGAGAAAGAGACGGCCCGAGAGCCCCTGCGGGAGTCCGTCGAGGTCCTCCGGGAAGTCAGTCGGCGGGCGCCCAAGCTGGAGGGGACGCCGACGGGCGTCCCGGGGTTGGACGACCTGTTCTTCATGACGGTCCTGGACGAGCGGGGCCGTCCGCGGCGAGTGTCTCTGAAGGGATTTCCTCGGTACGCCGTCATTCATCTGACGGGGGTCTCCGACACGGGTAAGAGCCTGATGGCCGAGCAGTTTGCCCTCCAGCAAGCGGCGATAGGGAATCCGACGGTCTTCGTGACCGTCGAGGCACCTGCGCCCTTCCTGGCGGCCTCTCTGCGGGAGCGGGCCAAGGCCATGGGGATCCGGTATGAGGACGTCGAGGACCGCATCGTCATCGTCGACGCCGCCAGTCATGCCGCCTTGCGGGACGACCTGCCGACGCTCCTGAATACCCTGGCCTACGCCATCAAGACATACAAGGCCAAAAACACGGTCATCGACTCGGTCACGGGCCTTTACGAAGCCAAGGAGATGCTCGCCCGGACGATCGTTCGGCGGCTGTATAACTTCATGAAGAAGTGGTACCAGACGGCCCTCTTCGTGTCCCAGAAGCGAAGCGGTCACGAGGAGCTGTCGGCGGAGGCGGCCGGCGGATACGCCGTCTCCCATATCGTCGACGGGTCCATCGTCCTGGCCAAGAAGACGGTCCTGTCGGCGTATGACGAGCGGCTCTACGGCGTCCCCCTGGGCGAGGTCGTCCGGCTCATCCGGATCGACGGCTGTCGCATGTGCGGTCACGACACGGCGACCCATCGGATGGAGATCACAGAGGGCGGCCTCGTCGTCGTCCGAGAGTCGCTCCAGGAGATGGCCCGGCGGCGTCGGGCCGGGGCGGGCCTGGGGACCGCCGGTCCGGACGAGGAATGA
- the nucH gene encoding Thermonuclease — protein sequence MGGPSGLRPGPWNLRPYGWPLKPHPQFPGSRSATCNPQAVIRGWAVVLGLLVAACAAADRSPTGRGTCRVEKVLDGDTVVCAGGQTIRYAGVDTPEVFQTFADRARQTNRAWVLGRTVEYDEVERDRYGRSVAFVYRKDWGPPSVNERLLAEGLAWVYYHEAVRRDWDRLLETQRRAMRAGRGLWGVLSREPATFIGNARTRRFHTAQCVMADRIHTRYRRTFASLWEAFWEGYAPARECAAYVRLAPLR from the coding sequence ATGGGTGGTCCCTCCGGCCTGCGACCTGGACCCTGGAACCTGAGACCCTACGGATGGCCCTTGAAGCCCCATCCCCAATTCCCCGGATCTCGATCCGCCACCTGCAACCCTCAAGCCGTAATCCGCGGCTGGGCGGTCGTCCTCGGCCTTCTGGTAGCGGCCTGCGCGGCCGCCGACCGGTCGCCCACGGGCCGGGGCACCTGCCGGGTCGAAAAGGTCCTCGACGGGGATACCGTCGTATGTGCCGGCGGGCAGACGATCCGCTACGCCGGTGTCGATACCCCGGAGGTCTTCCAGACTTTTGCCGACCGGGCCCGCCAGACGAATCGGGCCTGGGTCCTCGGTCGGACGGTCGAATACGACGAGGTCGAACGGGACCGCTACGGCCGGAGCGTCGCCTTCGTCTACAGGAAGGACTGGGGCCCGCCGTCGGTCAACGAGCGTTTGCTGGCCGAGGGCCTGGCCTGGGTCTACTACCACGAGGCCGTCCGCCGGGATTGGGACCGGCTCTTGGAGACCCAACGACGGGCCATGCGGGCCGGTCGGGGCCTATGGGGCGTCCTGTCTCGAGAGCCGGCGACGTTCATCGGCAACGCCCGGACCCGTCGGTTTCATACGGCCCAGTGCGTGATGGCCGACCGGATTCACACCCGCTACCGACGGACGTTCGCCTCCCTGTGGGAGGCCTTCTGGGAGGGGTACGCCCCGGCCCGGGAATGCGCCGCCTACGTCCGCCTTGCCCCCCTCCGGTAA
- the uvrA_2 gene encoding UvrABC system protein A: MEPTKPKDLPTTPGDPDGVALSEVVPAWVAPERPAVVRPPIELIGVRTHNLQNLHVRIPLGSLTVVTGVSGSGKSSLVVDTLFAEGQRRYVESMSTYARQFLQRLQKPDVDEVRGILPAIAIRQHAYARNPRSTVGTVTEVYDYLRVLFARLAHYVCPDCGRPVTVDTPQSVWQRLLRMPDSPGVAVLAPVDVDRDQPVQQIRQLRREGFLDVWWQGERVALDQMTPEQWTAQAVQWLWLGRRRPQPERRDEWIDLLDLAFGKGRGRMGIITPDGELHVFSQRLECAYCGRTFPPLEPGLFSFNRPEGACPACQGFGDVADLDWTKIIPDPDRPLKAHPIQPWNTPGLRFLYRYLFRAAERYSWDLDTPWKDLPESVRQAIMEGTDRFFGIRGFFEKLQEKRYKRGVRIFIARYRTYRPCAACEGSRLRPEARWARIGEVAITDVVRWPVGDVLAWLKSLEMSPAERQALSRVYEELERRLSYLVQVGLGYLTLDRQAGTLSGGEAQRIQMAIALGTALSDTLFILDEPSAGLHPRDTQRLIEIMRHLRDQGNTVVAVEHDPDIILAADHVLELGPGAGHQGGRLVYEGPPSGLLDPSVSTATARFLRRYRFRLTRSRPYRTPQGWIVVEDAHAHNLAHIRVRVPTRCLTVITGVSGSGKSSLLQDVLYPALRRYLGKPLPRDLRTWGAVSVSDAIHHVVLVDPNPPSRNPRANVLSYMGGLTELRQWWARLPEARARGLTAGDFSWNSPRGRCPTCRGFGRRKVELLFLSDLWLTCETCRGTRLRSEALEVRWNGVHIADILEWTAVEALEAFRDVPGLRRPVHTCATLNRIGLGYLRLGQDLATLSGGEAQRLKLARMLAQQTGRRTADAATVFLLDEPTIGLHGEDLPPLLDTIEYLLELGHTVVVVEHHPEVILNADYVIDLGPEGGREGGRIVAEGPLPDLLARDPGGSHTLRFLQTIVR, encoded by the coding sequence ATGGAACCGACGAAGCCGAAGGATCTTCCGACGACGCCTGGCGACCCGGATGGGGTCGCTCTTTCGGAAGTCGTCCCGGCCTGGGTCGCCCCGGAGCGGCCGGCTGTCGTCCGTCCGCCCATCGAGCTGATCGGCGTCCGGACGCACAACCTCCAGAACCTGCACGTCCGCATCCCCCTTGGGTCCCTGACGGTCGTGACCGGCGTGAGCGGCTCCGGCAAGTCGTCCCTGGTCGTGGACACGCTCTTTGCCGAGGGCCAGCGGCGGTACGTCGAGTCGATGTCGACTTACGCCCGTCAGTTCCTCCAGCGGCTTCAGAAGCCGGACGTCGACGAGGTCCGGGGGATCCTGCCGGCCATCGCCATCCGCCAGCACGCCTACGCCCGGAATCCCCGGTCGACCGTCGGGACCGTCACGGAGGTCTACGACTACCTGCGGGTCCTGTTCGCCCGGCTGGCCCACTACGTGTGCCCCGACTGCGGGCGGCCGGTCACGGTCGATACGCCCCAGTCCGTCTGGCAGCGGCTCCTCCGGATGCCGGACAGTCCCGGCGTCGCCGTCCTCGCCCCCGTGGACGTCGACCGGGACCAGCCCGTCCAGCAAATCCGCCAGCTCCGTCGGGAGGGCTTCCTGGACGTTTGGTGGCAGGGCGAGCGGGTCGCCCTCGACCAGATGACGCCGGAGCAGTGGACGGCCCAAGCCGTCCAGTGGCTCTGGCTCGGCCGCCGACGGCCTCAACCCGAACGGCGGGACGAGTGGATCGACCTCCTGGACCTGGCCTTCGGCAAGGGTCGGGGCCGCATGGGGATCATCACGCCCGATGGTGAACTTCACGTTTTCTCCCAACGGCTCGAGTGCGCCTACTGCGGCCGGACGTTCCCGCCCCTGGAGCCCGGCCTCTTCTCGTTCAACCGGCCCGAGGGCGCCTGTCCGGCTTGCCAGGGCTTCGGGGACGTCGCCGACCTCGACTGGACGAAGATCATCCCGGACCCGGACCGACCCCTGAAGGCCCATCCGATCCAGCCCTGGAACACGCCGGGCCTGCGATTTCTTTACCGCTACCTCTTCCGGGCGGCCGAACGCTACAGCTGGGACCTGGACACACCCTGGAAGGACCTCCCCGAGTCCGTCCGGCAGGCCATCATGGAGGGGACCGACCGTTTCTTCGGCATCCGGGGCTTTTTTGAGAAGCTTCAGGAAAAACGTTACAAACGGGGCGTCCGCATCTTCATCGCCCGCTACCGCACGTACCGGCCCTGCGCCGCCTGCGAGGGAAGCCGCCTGCGACCGGAGGCCCGGTGGGCCCGCATCGGCGAAGTAGCCATCACCGACGTCGTCCGATGGCCCGTCGGAGACGTCCTGGCCTGGTTGAAAAGCCTGGAGATGAGCCCCGCCGAACGGCAGGCCCTGAGCCGGGTCTACGAGGAACTCGAACGTCGCCTGAGCTACCTCGTCCAGGTCGGCCTCGGCTACCTGACCCTGGACCGCCAGGCCGGCACGCTGAGCGGCGGCGAGGCCCAACGCATCCAGATGGCCATCGCCTTGGGGACGGCCCTGTCGGATACTCTCTTCATCCTGGACGAACCCTCGGCGGGCCTCCATCCGAGGGACACCCAGCGGCTCATCGAGATCATGCGCCACCTGCGGGACCAGGGAAACACCGTCGTCGCCGTCGAGCATGACCCCGATATCATCCTGGCGGCCGATCACGTCCTCGAGCTTGGGCCTGGCGCCGGCCATCAGGGGGGCCGTCTCGTCTACGAAGGCCCGCCCTCGGGCCTCCTGGACCCGAGCGTTTCGACGGCGACGGCCCGCTTCCTCCGCCGGTACCGCTTCCGCCTGACCCGCAGCCGACCCTACCGGACGCCTCAGGGCTGGATCGTCGTCGAAGACGCCCACGCCCACAACTTGGCCCACATCCGCGTCCGGGTCCCGACCCGGTGCCTGACGGTCATCACCGGCGTGTCCGGCTCGGGCAAGAGCTCCCTCCTTCAGGACGTCCTGTACCCGGCCCTCCGCCGATACCTGGGGAAACCCCTCCCCCGGGACCTCCGGACATGGGGCGCCGTCTCCGTCTCCGATGCCATCCACCACGTCGTCCTGGTCGACCCGAACCCGCCGAGCCGGAATCCACGGGCGAACGTCCTCAGCTACATGGGCGGCCTGACCGAACTCCGCCAGTGGTGGGCCCGTCTGCCCGAAGCCCGGGCCCGAGGCCTGACGGCTGGCGATTTTTCCTGGAATAGCCCCCGCGGTCGATGCCCGACCTGCCGAGGATTCGGCCGCCGCAAGGTCGAACTCCTCTTTTTATCGGACCTCTGGCTTACCTGTGAGACCTGCCGTGGGACCCGCCTCCGGTCCGAGGCCTTAGAAGTCCGCTGGAACGGCGTTCACATCGCCGACATCCTGGAATGGACGGCCGTCGAAGCCCTGGAGGCTTTCCGAGACGTCCCGGGCCTCCGGCGACCCGTCCATACCTGTGCGACCCTGAACCGCATCGGCCTCGGCTACCTCCGCCTGGGCCAGGACCTGGCGACCCTCTCGGGGGGAGAGGCCCAGCGGCTGAAACTGGCCCGCATGCTGGCCCAGCAGACAGGCCGCCGGACCGCCGATGCGGCGACGGTCTTCCTCCTGGACGAGCCGACCATCGGCCTCCACGGCGAGGACCTGCCGCCCCTGCTGGATACGATCGAATATCTTCTGGAACTCGGCCATACGGTCGTCGTCGTCGAGCACCACCCGGAGGTCATCCTGAACGCCGACTACGTCATCGACCTCGGTCCGGAGGGCGGCCGCGAGGGCGGTCGCATCGTCGCCGAGGGTCCCCTGCCTGACCTCCTGGCCCGAGACCCCGGCGGGTCTCATACCCTTCGCTTTCTACAGACCATCGTCCGCTAA
- the cckA_1 gene encoding Sensor kinase CckA: MAPWRVREGASLRLVLHVLIGAAALSNWVVVYLHPTPAWPFEWYQTPAGPVVERVYDQTLQDRVAPGSVWLLMDGLPVQDVADTARRVQRLRVGDSVTLTFLQDRRLVHVTWTAAGRRWLPTVWVWTTGALLWGIALWLRVRYSYRRFYRRMWTAVLSLSMVYMFTPVGTWDWLDHFFWALDRVGFAVAPIAVIYWAAGWPPTRPGRFLRPLRKAVPALWLGLHGLPLVLSLTGLVSPWSRTFLRLNHTLWDLDWVVLLGAFGYAFVRCLRVVSRIHGLERGQLQILASAIFLAFFPTLVAVVPLLLGRSPELWETMAVLTHPVLPVGLLMATRQRRWDVEHLFRRALTYAPLLIGLVALYTLLDALILHLLSSDRTAQAFLMALLATVPGVFVFPALRQWSVRWVERMYLGARSHPLEELQRVIWHEAGVGPLHPWLARVLGLIERAMDCAWVDARLQTQGAPGWVRTSGPPPDLEPLLERVVYRPDESGAYGRLIRPGIYRHAGHGYTVYRIDCTTDVGIQAELWCVWRHTDHWLSRDELERMEQVRARVQQVLKNYSLLLEAERQNRALEDLRRFHQAVLQTLDAGILVTDRDHTTVLMANRSLARWFQTTPEAMQYRDLRAYLPADFVERVQQFFEHPMGSLPVLQVYLNLPGAPPRLLQVSRCPLQIPMEDRTTEGFLYVLEDITHLHRLEQQLIQSEKLSSIGLLAAGIAHEINTPLTGIMSYTQMLRQRLQDPKARQLLNRVQDQVDQIRQIVQTFLDMAQPRRQTARVLELQQTVQQGLRLLRPLLKDYPIRLHVELAPQPVYVWGHEAQIHQVLTNLVVNARDAMPDGGDLTVRVRQDGDSAVLEIQDTGVGMDEATLRRAFDPFFTTKAHQGGTGLGLTISYHIVRQHGGRIEVQSRPGHGSLFRVYFPVWSEDVSRAVQRTIVADR; the protein is encoded by the coding sequence ATGGCACCCTGGCGGGTCCGTGAAGGGGCGTCGTTACGGCTGGTCTTGCATGTTCTCATCGGGGCGGCGGCCCTGAGCAATTGGGTCGTCGTGTACCTGCACCCGACGCCGGCGTGGCCCTTTGAGTGGTACCAGACGCCCGCCGGGCCGGTCGTCGAGCGGGTCTATGACCAGACGCTTCAGGACCGGGTCGCCCCGGGGAGCGTCTGGCTCCTGATGGACGGCTTGCCCGTCCAAGACGTCGCCGATACGGCGCGGCGGGTCCAGCGGCTCCGGGTCGGCGACTCCGTGACGCTGACCTTCTTACAGGACCGCCGCCTGGTTCACGTGACTTGGACGGCGGCCGGGCGTCGGTGGTTGCCGACCGTGTGGGTCTGGACGACGGGGGCCCTCCTGTGGGGCATCGCCCTGTGGCTACGCGTTCGGTACAGCTACCGGCGATTTTATCGTCGGATGTGGACGGCCGTCCTGAGTCTCTCGATGGTCTACATGTTCACGCCCGTCGGGACGTGGGACTGGCTGGACCACTTCTTCTGGGCGCTGGACCGGGTCGGCTTTGCCGTAGCGCCCATCGCCGTCATCTACTGGGCGGCCGGGTGGCCACCGACTCGGCCGGGTCGCTTCCTCCGTCCGCTTCGGAAGGCCGTCCCGGCCCTCTGGCTGGGCCTCCACGGCCTCCCCTTGGTCCTCAGCCTCACGGGCCTGGTCTCTCCCTGGAGTCGGACGTTCCTACGATTGAACCACACTCTTTGGGACCTCGACTGGGTCGTCCTCCTGGGGGCCTTTGGATACGCCTTTGTCCGCTGTCTGCGGGTCGTGTCCCGTATCCACGGCCTGGAGCGGGGCCAGCTCCAGATTTTAGCCAGCGCCATCTTCCTGGCCTTTTTCCCGACCCTGGTCGCCGTCGTCCCCCTCCTGCTGGGTCGCTCCCCGGAGCTGTGGGAGACGATGGCCGTCCTGACGCATCCGGTCCTGCCCGTCGGCCTCCTGATGGCGACCCGCCAGCGGCGGTGGGACGTCGAGCACCTGTTCCGTCGGGCCCTGACGTATGCGCCCCTGCTGATCGGCCTGGTCGCCCTCTACACGCTCCTGGATGCCTTGATCTTGCATCTTCTGTCCTCGGACCGGACCGCCCAGGCCTTCCTGATGGCGCTTCTGGCGACCGTGCCAGGCGTCTTCGTATTCCCGGCCCTGCGGCAGTGGTCCGTCCGTTGGGTCGAGCGGATGTACCTGGGGGCTCGCTCCCATCCCCTCGAGGAACTCCAACGGGTGATCTGGCACGAGGCCGGCGTCGGCCCCCTGCATCCGTGGCTCGCCCGCGTCCTCGGCCTCATCGAGCGGGCGATGGACTGCGCGTGGGTCGACGCCCGGCTTCAGACGCAGGGCGCCCCGGGCTGGGTCCGGACGTCGGGCCCGCCGCCGGACCTGGAGCCGCTTCTCGAGCGGGTCGTGTACCGACCGGACGAGTCGGGCGCTTACGGCCGTCTCATTCGACCGGGCATTTATCGCCACGCCGGTCATGGCTATACCGTGTACCGCATCGACTGCACGACCGACGTCGGCATCCAGGCCGAGCTCTGGTGCGTATGGCGGCATACGGACCACTGGTTGAGTCGGGACGAGCTCGAACGGATGGAACAGGTCCGGGCGCGCGTCCAGCAGGTCCTCAAGAACTACTCGCTCCTCCTGGAGGCCGAGCGTCAGAACCGGGCCCTGGAGGACCTGCGGCGCTTCCACCAGGCCGTCCTCCAGACGCTGGACGCCGGGATCCTCGTCACGGACCGGGACCACACGACCGTCCTGATGGCCAACCGGAGCCTGGCCCGGTGGTTCCAGACGACGCCTGAAGCCATGCAGTACCGGGACCTCCGGGCCTACCTGCCGGCCGACTTCGTCGAACGGGTCCAACAGTTCTTCGAGCACCCGATGGGCTCCCTGCCGGTCCTGCAGGTCTACCTGAACCTGCCGGGCGCCCCGCCTCGACTCCTGCAAGTCTCCCGATGCCCCCTCCAGATTCCGATGGAAGACCGGACGACGGAAGGCTTCCTCTACGTCCTGGAAGACATCACCCACCTGCACCGGCTGGAACAGCAGTTGATCCAGTCCGAGAAGCTGTCCAGCATCGGCCTCCTGGCGGCGGGCATCGCCCACGAGATCAACACGCCCCTGACGGGCATCATGAGCTATACGCAGATGCTCCGCCAGCGGCTTCAGGACCCTAAGGCCCGCCAGCTCCTGAACCGGGTCCAGGACCAGGTCGACCAGATCCGGCAAATCGTCCAGACCTTTCTGGACATGGCCCAGCCCCGGCGTCAGACGGCCCGCGTGTTAGAACTCCAGCAAACCGTCCAGCAGGGCCTTCGTCTCTTGCGGCCGCTCCTGAAGGACTACCCGATCCGCCTCCACGTGGAGCTGGCCCCTCAGCCCGTCTATGTGTGGGGTCACGAGGCCCAGATCCATCAGGTCCTGACGAACCTGGTCGTCAACGCCCGGGACGCTATGCCCGACGGCGGCGACCTGACCGTCCGGGTCCGCCAGGACGGCGACTCGGCCGTCCTCGAAATTCAGGATACGGGCGTCGGGATGGACGAGGCGACCCTGCGGCGGGCCTTCGACCCCTTCTTCACGACGAAGGCCCACCAGGGCGGGACCGGCCTGGGCCTGACGATCAGCTATCACATCGTCCGCCAGCATGGGGGCCGCATCGAGGTTCAAAGCCGACCCGGCCACGGAAGCCTCTTCCGAGTTTACTTCCCCGTTTGGTCGGAGGACGTCAGCCGTGCGGTCCAACGCACGATTGTTGCTGATCGATGA